A portion of the Malania oleifera isolate guangnan ecotype guangnan chromosome 3, ASM2987363v1, whole genome shotgun sequence genome contains these proteins:
- the LOC131151226 gene encoding uncharacterized protein LOC131151226: protein MAFNHLTFILKGNKLVGPNYILWKRNLDIVLIAEEYKYVLVEHQSMPSAYDIMQNLKEMFGDQNRTTRQTVMKELMNTTMVEGTPVRDHVLKMIGLLNELEILGAEIDGKTQHNYLKSFKQLRASSGSQLLLL from the exons ATGGCTTTCAATCACCTAACTTTTATTCTCAAAGGAAACAAACTagttggacctaattatattCTTTGGAAAAGGAACCTGGATATTGTATTGATTGCagaggagtacaagtatgtgctcgTAGAG CATCAGTCTATGCCTTCTGCCTATGATATAATgcagaacctcaaagaaatgtttggaGATCAAAATCGTACTACTAGGCAGACTGTTATgaaggaacttatgaatactactatGGTAGAAGGGACCCCAGTAAGGGATCATGTTCTGAAGATGATTGGTCTTCTCAATGAGCTAGAGATCCTTGGAGCTGAAATCGATGGGAAAACCCAG CATaactacttaaagagcttcaagcaGCTGAGGGCCTCATCAGGAAGCCAACTATTGCTTTTGTGA